GACCGCGGTCTCGCCGTCCTCGGGCACCATCGCGTCGAGATAGACCAGCTCGGCGACCCGGTCCGGCACCTCGTTCGCGGCCGACGAAATGACCAGCCCGGCATAGCTGTGGCCGACCAGCACCACGTCTTCCTCGCGGCGGAGCAGGGCCACGACGTCCTGGGCATGCGTGTCGAGCCCGACTTCGGGGCTGAGCAGGTGTTTCTTGTCGCCGTAGCCGGTCAGCGACGGCGCGAGCACGCGGTGCCCGGCCGCCTCCAGCAGCGGGACCACCCGGTCCCAGGCCCGGCCGCTGTGCCACGCGCCGTGGACCAGCACAAACGTTGTCATCTTAAGGTTCCTCGTTCCCGGATTAGCGGTTACCAGAAGTAACCCGGTACTGTTCGAGAACCATCGTGATCGTCCGCGCGGGAGCGGGCAATAAGGCACTAATTAGTGCCCCGGTTCTCCGGAGGTAACCATGGCCGACGAGGTGTGCCGGACCCGTGTGGTCCTCGAGATCGTGGGGGACAAGTGGGCGCTGCTGATCGTCCGCATGCTGCGCGACGGCCCGCGGCGGTTCACGGAACTCAAAAGGGAGATCGAGGGCATCAGTCAGCGCATGCTCACCGTGACCCTGCGGGATCTGGAACGCGACGGAATTCTCACGCGGACTGTCCACAATGTCATGCCGCCGCACGTTTCCTACGAACTGACGGCCATGGGCCGGACTCTTCGCGAAGCGACGGCACCCTTGCTGGAATGGAGCGTCGAGCATTTGCCGAAAATCGAAAAGGCCCGCGCGGACTACGACGCTCGCTGAACGGAATGCGCCACTTCGCTGAACCGCCGCAGCAGCGGATCGTTTGACCGGCGCGTCGGCCACAGCAGGCGCAGCGCCACGCGGGGTGCGTTCCGCAACGGGAGATGCGCGACGCGGGCGTGCGTATGGGCTTCCGCGGCCGAGGTGGTCGTCGACCCGACCGCCCGGCCGGACGCGATGATCGTGAGCCATTCGTCGTAGCTGCCGCACTGAATCACCTGCGCGGGCCGGTTTTCCGGCGGCCAGTCGAGCGGGCTGGTCGCGCCGCTGACCGTGTT
The nucleotide sequence above comes from Amycolatopsis sp. AA4. Encoded proteins:
- a CDS encoding helix-turn-helix domain-containing protein translates to MADEVCRTRVVLEIVGDKWALLIVRMLRDGPRRFTELKREIEGISQRMLTVTLRDLERDGILTRTVHNVMPPHVSYELTAMGRTLREATAPLLEWSVEHLPKIEKARADYDAR